One Acropora palmata chromosome 2, jaAcrPala1.3, whole genome shotgun sequence genomic window carries:
- the LOC141864563 gene encoding alpha-1A adrenergic receptor-like: MSEAGNVTNAPSSTPGINPTPNSIVAAVFVAILILVTLFGNILVCVSFYSFPSLRTICNYFIVSLSVADILVALVAMPLWFIVQLNDTEWPSFFTSGLVMFWNCMDIFCGTASIMNLTAVSVDRMLAIATPFKYPKLLTSKKALIFIAFVWTYSFVVAGLRLAAWPDKSYLHFVSTVSFFLPLSIVIVMYSAIFIVVKIQVHRIGTTAGREHANEMKAAKTIAVVIGAFVVCWLPFFLFVVGTANNIKFSSQKEVYNVFKWMAYLNSCLNPVIYTCMNRTYRRAFQRLFNRVYLEQTVGSARRESVSVYLARRGSAISGYLSHRRPRGSDAQKTTVEMIESES, translated from the coding sequence ATGTCTGAAGCGGGAAATGTTACAAATGCTCCCTCGTCGACGCCGGGAATCAATCCTACCCCCAACAGTATCGTTGCAGCGgtgtttgttgccattttaATCTTGGTGACGCTGTTTGGCAACATTCTAGTCTGCGTCAGTTTCTACAGTTTCCCAAGTCTTCGAACAATCTGCAACTACTTCATTGTCAGCCTAAGCGTTGCGGATATTTTGGTTGCTTTGGTGGCCATGCCGTTGTGGTTTATTGTCCAACTGAACGATACAGAATGGCCGTCTTTCTTCACAAGCGGACTAGTTATGTTCTGGAATTGCATGGACATTTTTTGCGGTACAGCTTCCATAATGAACCTCACGGCAGTAAGTGTGGATCGAATGCTTGCGATCGCAACTCCCTTTAAATATCCAAAATTGCTCACTTCAAAGAAAGCTTTGATTTTCATTGCCTTCGTCTGGACGTATTCGTTTGTCGTCGCCGGTTTAAGACTGGCCGCATGGCCGGATAAAAGTTACTtgcattttgtgtccacagtTAGTTTTTTCCTTCCTCTCTCGATTGTTATCGTCATGTACTCCGCCATATTTATCGTGGTTAAAATCCAAGTCCATAGGATAGGAACGACTGCTGGAAGAGAGCACgccaatgaaatgaaagcCGCTAAAACTATTGCCGTGGTTATTGGCGCTTTCGTCGTTTGTTGGCTGCCTTTCTTTCTGTTCGTTGTGGGGACAGCCAACAACATCAAATTCTCATCACAGAAGGAAGTGTACAATGTGTTCAAGTGGATGGCATATTTGAATTCGTGTCTTAATCCAGTCATCTATACATGCATGAACCGTACTTACAGACGTGCCTTCCAACGATTGTTCAATCGGGTGTACTTGGAACAGACGGTCGGGAGCGCTCGTCGAGAATCTGTTAGTGTGTACCTAGCAAGACGAGGATCGGCAATCAGTGGCTATTTAAGCCACCGCAGACCCAGAGGATCCGATGCTCAAAAGACAACTGTGGAAATGATTGAGAGCGAATCTTAA
- the LOC141864546 gene encoding gamma-aminobutyric acid receptor subunit rho-1-like isoform X2 — MSFGKIREEDMDYTIDIFFRQWWTDPRLGHGKDKVFNAALDPTKLGTAGIWTPDTYFRNVKSSKYHSVSRENMRLRISKDGSIYFSARITLTAQCDMDLRLFPLDTQECELVIESYAYTVDDVVYNWKNKGPNSIEVFVTELAQYDLLNITTSKKASTNSKGSFDSLKATFALKRRTTYFIFQLFIPSGFVVFLSWLSFWVDRHAVPARISLVITCILSTMFLFQSASSSLPRISYLKAVDYYLITSFAFIVSCMVEYVCVLNVPDKSSALLRSHASLVPPQTPSQGANSMAEIMEQSYHANKDRPNGVAAGISLRKGAFLHENLSASRRKQRPLHQFVEGFPTPTYPPHFIDRHARKIFPLLFGLFNIVYWSYYIPQR, encoded by the exons ATGTCATTTGGAAAGATAAGGGAAGAAGATATG GACTATACCATAGATATTTTCTTCAGACAATGGTGGACGGATCCCAGACTTGGGCATGGGAAGGACAAAGTGTTTAATGCCGCACTGGATCCAACCAAGCTGGGAACCGCGGGCATATGGACCCCAGATACTTACTTCAGAAATGTGAAATCTTCCAAATATCATAGCGTCAGTAGAGAGAATATGCGACTAAGAATATCTAAAGATGGAAGCATATACTTTAGTGCGAG aaTTACTTTGACAGCTCAGTGTGATATGGACCTGAGATTGTTTCCTCTAGACACTCAAGAGTGCGAACTTGTAATAGAAAGTT ATGCCTACACGGTGGATGATGTCGTGTATAACTGGAAGAATAAAGGACCAAATTCCATAGAGGTTTTCGTAACTGAACTGGCACAATACGATTTATTAAACATTACTACGTCAAAAAAGGCATCCACCAACAGCAAAG GTTCATTTGACAGTTTAAAAGCGACTTTTGCTCTCAAACGGCGAACAACATACttcatttttcagctttttatTCCTTCGGGGTTCGTTGTTTTCCTCTCCTGGCTCAGCTTTTGGGTTGACCGTCATGCAGTTCCAGCGCGCATCTCACTCGTCATCACTTGTATTCTTAGTACCATGTTTCTATTCCAATCAGCCAGTTCCAGTCTCCCGCGGATATCTTATCTCAAGGCCGTGGATTACTATTTGATTACATCATTCGCGTTTATTGTCTCGTGTATGGTGGAGTATGTCTGCGTGTTAAACGTTCCTGATAAATCGTCGGCTCTTCTCCGGAGTCATGCAAGTCTGGTGCCG ccTCAAACTCCATCGCAAGGAGCAAATTCTATGGCCGAGATAATGGAGCAAAGCTATCATGCCAATAAAGATCGACCCAATGGTGTAGCTGCAGGAATATCTCTCAGAAAGGGCGCGTTCCTACACGAGAATCTTTCAGCATCaaggagaaaacaaaggcCTCTTCATCAATTTGTGGAGGGGTTCCCTACCCCAACATACCCTCCTCATTTTATCGACCGACACGCGCGTAAGATATTCCCACTTCTATTTGGATTGTTTAATATCGTCTATTGGTCCTACTATATTCCTCAACGATGA
- the LOC141864546 gene encoding gamma-aminobutyric acid receptor subunit alpha-6-like isoform X1, protein MWTTFLFVMFFMATFFQELLTRSVPGLAERRFRRSANGTDSVRSGNSATRKASPSDGSYAEVSKIINRKLKTYDKNVRPNDTGRPVEVLIEFKLMSFGKIREEDMDYTIDIFFRQWWTDPRLGHGKDKVFNAALDPTKLGTAGIWTPDTYFRNVKSSKYHSVSRENMRLRISKDGSIYFSARITLTAQCDMDLRLFPLDTQECELVIESYAYTVDDVVYNWKNKGPNSIEVFVTELAQYDLLNITTSKKASTNSKGSFDSLKATFALKRRTTYFIFQLFIPSGFVVFLSWLSFWVDRHAVPARISLVITCILSTMFLFQSASSSLPRISYLKAVDYYLITSFAFIVSCMVEYVCVLNVPDKSSALLRSHASLVPPQTPSQGANSMAEIMEQSYHANKDRPNGVAAGISLRKGAFLHENLSASRRKQRPLHQFVEGFPTPTYPPHFIDRHARKIFPLLFGLFNIVYWSYYIPQR, encoded by the exons AAGTGTCCCAGGATTAGCAGAGAGAAGATTCCGTAGGAGCGCGAATGGGACAGATTCAGTACGTTCCGGGAACTCCGCAACAAGAAAGG CTTCTCCCTCAGATGGATCGTACGCAGAAGTATCGAAAATTATtaacagaaaattaaaaaccTACGACAAAAATGTTCGTCCTAATGATACAG GGAGGCCTGTAGAAGTTTTAATAGAATTTAAACTCATGTCATTTGGAAAGATAAGGGAAGAAGATATG GACTATACCATAGATATTTTCTTCAGACAATGGTGGACGGATCCCAGACTTGGGCATGGGAAGGACAAAGTGTTTAATGCCGCACTGGATCCAACCAAGCTGGGAACCGCGGGCATATGGACCCCAGATACTTACTTCAGAAATGTGAAATCTTCCAAATATCATAGCGTCAGTAGAGAGAATATGCGACTAAGAATATCTAAAGATGGAAGCATATACTTTAGTGCGAG aaTTACTTTGACAGCTCAGTGTGATATGGACCTGAGATTGTTTCCTCTAGACACTCAAGAGTGCGAACTTGTAATAGAAAGTT ATGCCTACACGGTGGATGATGTCGTGTATAACTGGAAGAATAAAGGACCAAATTCCATAGAGGTTTTCGTAACTGAACTGGCACAATACGATTTATTAAACATTACTACGTCAAAAAAGGCATCCACCAACAGCAAAG GTTCATTTGACAGTTTAAAAGCGACTTTTGCTCTCAAACGGCGAACAACATACttcatttttcagctttttatTCCTTCGGGGTTCGTTGTTTTCCTCTCCTGGCTCAGCTTTTGGGTTGACCGTCATGCAGTTCCAGCGCGCATCTCACTCGTCATCACTTGTATTCTTAGTACCATGTTTCTATTCCAATCAGCCAGTTCCAGTCTCCCGCGGATATCTTATCTCAAGGCCGTGGATTACTATTTGATTACATCATTCGCGTTTATTGTCTCGTGTATGGTGGAGTATGTCTGCGTGTTAAACGTTCCTGATAAATCGTCGGCTCTTCTCCGGAGTCATGCAAGTCTGGTGCCG ccTCAAACTCCATCGCAAGGAGCAAATTCTATGGCCGAGATAATGGAGCAAAGCTATCATGCCAATAAAGATCGACCCAATGGTGTAGCTGCAGGAATATCTCTCAGAAAGGGCGCGTTCCTACACGAGAATCTTTCAGCATCaaggagaaaacaaaggcCTCTTCATCAATTTGTGGAGGGGTTCCCTACCCCAACATACCCTCCTCATTTTATCGACCGACACGCGCGTAAGATATTCCCACTTCTATTTGGATTGTTTAATATCGTCTATTGGTCCTACTATATTCCTCAACGATGA
- the LOC141864546 gene encoding gamma-aminobutyric acid receptor subunit beta-4-like isoform X3, whose protein sequence is MWTTFLFVMFFMATFFQELLTRSVPGLAERRFRRSANGTDSVRSGNSATRKASPSDGSYAEVSKIINRKLKTYDKNVRPNDTGRPVEVLIEFKLMSFGKIREEDMDYTIDIFFRQWWTDPRLGHGKDKVFNAALDPTKLGTAGIWTPDTYFRNVKSSKYHSVSRENMRLRISKDGSIYFSARITLTAQCDMDLRLFPLDTQECELVIESYAYTVDDVVYNWKNKGPNSIEVFVTELAQYDLLNITTSKKASTNSKGKVLNLNFHYLNLQPSKSTRRGLNVREKAACPCQNSLASSGSKKLSWFI, encoded by the exons AAGTGTCCCAGGATTAGCAGAGAGAAGATTCCGTAGGAGCGCGAATGGGACAGATTCAGTACGTTCCGGGAACTCCGCAACAAGAAAGG CTTCTCCCTCAGATGGATCGTACGCAGAAGTATCGAAAATTATtaacagaaaattaaaaaccTACGACAAAAATGTTCGTCCTAATGATACAG GGAGGCCTGTAGAAGTTTTAATAGAATTTAAACTCATGTCATTTGGAAAGATAAGGGAAGAAGATATG GACTATACCATAGATATTTTCTTCAGACAATGGTGGACGGATCCCAGACTTGGGCATGGGAAGGACAAAGTGTTTAATGCCGCACTGGATCCAACCAAGCTGGGAACCGCGGGCATATGGACCCCAGATACTTACTTCAGAAATGTGAAATCTTCCAAATATCATAGCGTCAGTAGAGAGAATATGCGACTAAGAATATCTAAAGATGGAAGCATATACTTTAGTGCGAG aaTTACTTTGACAGCTCAGTGTGATATGGACCTGAGATTGTTTCCTCTAGACACTCAAGAGTGCGAACTTGTAATAGAAAGTT ATGCCTACACGGTGGATGATGTCGTGTATAACTGGAAGAATAAAGGACCAAATTCCATAGAGGTTTTCGTAACTGAACTGGCACAATACGATTTATTAAACATTACTACGTCAAAAAAGGCATCCACCAACAGCAAAGGTAAAGTTCTAAATCTTAACTTTCATTATTTGAATTTGCAGCCTTCCAAGTCTACGCGTAGAGGATTAAACGTTAGAGAAAAAGCAGCTTGTCCCTGTCAAAATAGTTTAGCCTCGTCTGGCTCAAAGAAACTCTCATG GTTCATTTGA